The proteins below come from a single Alnus glutinosa chromosome 9, dhAlnGlut1.1, whole genome shotgun sequence genomic window:
- the LOC133877082 gene encoding chitinase 2-like has translation MELSKIFITLLLIEALFISISHVQVQAAPTNSNLFREYIGAKFKNVKFTDVPINQNVEFHFILSFAIDYDTSGSPSPTNGKFNIFWDSHNLSPSHVSSIKNTHSNVKVALSLGGDTVGNAFAFFSPSSVDSWVSNAVSSLTRIIKQFHLDGIDIDYEHFKGDPNTFAECIGRLITTLKQNKVISFASIAPLDDDQVQSHYLALWWKYGDQIEYVNFQFYAYHKGTSVSQFINFFNTQSSNYNGGKVLASFITVGSGGLSPENGFFTACNSLKNQQKLHGIFVWSADDSKANGFRYEKQSQALLAAPR, from the coding sequence ATGGAACTGTCAAAGATCTTCATTACCCTTCTCCTTATTGAAGCTCTATTCATCTCGATCTCCCACGTACAAGTCCAGGCAGCCCCCACAAACTCAAACCTCTTCAGAGAATACATAGGTGCTAAATTCAAGAACGTTAAATTTACTGATGTTCCCATAAACCAAAATGTTGAATTCCACTTCATTCTCTCCTTTGCTATAGACTATGACACCTCAGGCTCCCCTTCTCCTACCAATGGAAAATTCAACATCTTCTGGGACTCTCATAATCTCAGCCCCTCTCACGTGTCATCCATCAAGAACACCCACTCAAACGTGAAGGTGGCCTTGAGCTTAGGAGGGGATACTGTGGGGAATGCCTTTGCTTTCTTCAGCCCCTCCTCAGTGGATTCATGGGTTTCTAATGCTGTTTCTTCACTCACAAGGATCATAAAGCAGTTCCATTTGGATGGGATTGATATTGACTACGAGCACTTTAAGGGTGATCCCAACACCTTTGCAGAGTGCATCGGACGGCTCATAACAACTCTGAAACAAAATAAGGTAATCTCATTCGCTTCCATAGCTCCATTAGATGATGATCAAGTTCAGAGCCATTACTTGGCCCTTTGGTGGAAATATGGGGACCAAATAGAGTATGTAAATTTCCAGTTTTATGCGTATCATAAGGGAACCTCTGTATCTCAATTCATAAACTTCTTCAACACCCAAAGCTCCAATTACAATGGTGGTAAGGTGTTAGCAAGCTTTATTACCGTTGGAAGCGGTGGATTGTCACCTGAAAATGGATTCTTTACTGCCTGCAATAGTCTCAAGAATCAGCAAAAACTTCATGGTATCTTTGTTTGGTCCGCTGATGACTCCAAGGCAAATGGTTTCCGCTACGAGAAGCAATCACAAGCACTTTTAGCAGCTCCCCGCTAG
- the LOC133877898 gene encoding chitinase 2-like, translating into MELSKISITLLIIEALFISHIQVQAAPANSNLFREYIGAEFKNVKFTDVPINQNIEFHFILSFAIDYDTSGSPSPTNGKFNIFWDSDNLSPSQVSSIKSTHSNVKVALSLGGDSVGNGFAFFSPSSVDSWVSNAVSSLTRIIKQFHLDGIDIDYEHFKADPDTFAECIGRLITTLKQNKVISFASIAPFHDDQVQSHYLALWRKYGHQIDYVNFQFYAYDKGTSVSQFINFFNTQSSNYNGGKVLASFISDGSGGLSPENGFFTACNSLKNQQKLHGIFVWSADDSKANGFRYEKQSQALLAAPY; encoded by the coding sequence ATGGAACTGTCAAAGATCTCCATTACCCTTCTCATTATTGAAGCTCTGTTCATCTCCCACATACAAGTCCAGGCAGCCCCCGCAAACTCAAACCTCTTCAGAGAATACATTGGAGCTGAATTCAAGAACGTTAAATTTACTGATGTTCCCATAAACCAAAATATTGAATTCCACTTCATTCTCTCCTTTGCTATAGACTATGACACCTCAGGCTCCCCTTCTCCTACCAATGGAAAATTCAACATCTTCTGGGACTCTGATAATCTCAGCCCCTCCCAAGTGTCATCCATCAAGAGCACCCATTCAAACGTGAAGGTGGCCTTGAGCTTAGGAGGGGACAGTGTAGGGAATGGCTTTGCTTTCTTCAGCCCCTCCTCAGTGGATTCATGGGTTTCTAATGCTGTTTCTTCGCTCACAAGGATCATAAAGCAGTTCCATTTGGATGGGATTGATATTGACTACGAGCACTTTAAGGCTGATCCCGACACCTTTGCAGAGTGCATCGGACGGCTCATAACAACTCTGAAACAGAATAAGGTAATCTCATTCGCTTCCATAGCTCCATTCCATGATGATCAAGTTCAGAGCCATTACTTGGCCCTTTGGAGGAAATATGGGCACCAAATAGATTATGTAAATTTCCAGTTTTATGCGTATGATAAGGGAACCTCTGTATCTCAATTCATAAACTTCTTTAACACCCAAAGCTCCAATTACAATGGTGGTAAGGTGTTAGCAAGCTTTATTAGCGATGGAAGCGGTGGATTATCACCTGAAAATGGGTTCTTTACTGCCTGCAATAGTCTCAAGAATCAGCAAAAACTTCATGGTATCTTTGTTTGGTCCGCTGATGACTCCAAGGCAAATGGTTTCCGCTACGAGAAGCAATCACAAGCACTTTTAGCAGCTCCCTACTAG